In Helianthus annuus cultivar XRQ/B chromosome 8, HanXRQr2.0-SUNRISE, whole genome shotgun sequence, a single genomic region encodes these proteins:
- the LOC118481036 gene encoding uncharacterized protein LOC118481036: MVLNQDAAANMARFLVEDGSPINVLNVYTPQKVASKRMLWDKLKEVIGSFQGMWVILGDFNVVRCSKERKNSRFNYSSAWDFNSFIDDAGLHEYYMRGNRFTFVAENNGDIRLSKIHRVFVCQRIFNRWPTACLRALPRELSDHTPLLLSLVDSNSGVKPFRWFNSWLDREGCQEVVSKALDVDAWSVGQPLSALKRLKSHTIHDYLLELGNYDKFDVAGVKVPNDWLLRRFDGSCKMVETRMEK, from the exons ATGGTGCTGAACCAAGATGCAGCTGCAAATATGGCAA GGTTCCTTGTAGAAGATGGGTCGCCGATAAATGTTTTGAATGTGTACACCCCTCAAAAAGTGGCTTCTAAAAGGATGTTATGGGACAAACTTAAAGAGGTTATTGGTAGTTTTCAAGGCATGTGGGTTATTCTGGGGGATTTTAATGTTGTTCGTTGTTCAAAAGAAAGGAAGAATTCTCGATTTAATTATTCGAGTGCGTGGGATTTTAATAGTTTCATTGATGATGCCGGTTTACATGAATATTATATGAGGGGAAACAGGTTTACTTTCGTAGCAGAAAACAATGGAGATATCAGATTGAGTAAGATTCATAGAGTTTTTGTTTGCCAAAGAATTTTTAACAGATGGCCAACGGCGTGTCTTAGGGCCCTTCCGAGAGAGTTATCAGACCATACTCCTTTGCTTCTGTCTTTGGTTGACTCCAATTCTGGGGTTAAACCTTTCAGATGGTTTAACTCTTGGTTGGATAGAGAGGGTTGTCAGGAGGTGGTCTCTAAAGCCTTGGATGTTGACgcgtggtccgtaggacaacccttaagtgccttaaaaagattaaaatcccaTACTATACACGATTATTtgcttgaacttggtaactacGATAAGTTTGATGTTGCAGGTGTTAAAGTGCCTAATGATTGGCTTTTGAGAAGATTTGATGGAAGTTGCAAGATGGTGGAAACAAGAATGGAGAAATAA